In Desertibacillus haloalkaliphilus, a genomic segment contains:
- a CDS encoding DUF771 domain-containing protein — MENTQKLIVNLSIPIPSDSILISKVELEELKKQELLGVYWTMRDLEKRVNRKSEWIKENILYPSRFRKILDCENGGYVFYPRTQGQSWSFQANRMAKFLDENFSLIFKQI, encoded by the coding sequence AATCTTAGTATTCCTATTCCCTCAGACTCTATTCTAATTTCTAAAGTTGAATTAGAAGAACTTAAAAAACAAGAATTACTAGGTGTTTATTGGACTATGAGGGATTTAGAAAAACGTGTTAATCGTAAATCTGAATGGATTAAAGAAAATATTCTTTATCCATCTCGATTCCGAAAGATACTAGATTGTGAAAATGGTGGGTATGTATTTTATCCAAGAACCCAAGGGCAAAGCTGGAGCTTTCAAGCAAACAGGATGGCAAAATTCTTAGATGAAAATTTCAGTTTGATTTTTAAGCAGATTTAG